The following are from one region of the Ptychodera flava strain L36383 chromosome 15, AS_Pfla_20210202, whole genome shotgun sequence genome:
- the LOC139151932 gene encoding crossover junction endonuclease EME1-like isoform X1 gives MPARKAVTSKEFVDFNQENEDSSRHSAESSPNDDLRGFSNFKVRRNSRDKVTEECNKKSNISGGRTRNKQTLSAYSSWTLSSSDSDSDNSPPCKVADSKQTTISLSGYKDSAKKSKTSASRRNMASSTWCISSSSEEDYEMLPLSLTSRLKQRLQGKSNSVDSQVSSYLGSLATDSTSNSESQSGFHSNATSETSPERFSVMKRRNLDDREVVSRDNNLDNIDDGTPGPKKKKTRRSPEQIAEAKKLALLQRKEREKERAAKHQQKEEMKRLKEREKMQKLKEREEKKLGKEREMARKKAERQVQRATRPEECIKYVSTILDQRLVESQGGADILVHLQSKELKYSLTEQAIENAVTWQREILQVESQDSQSSCLSAGITEEPEVLVILQMSQFVEMVHSYKEEQYGSYSSSSPTQLRSYAMVTKDIYDGKNLTLVVIGMERYFRDVKSAQNKEYRSAVLGDDNNDGKKGKRKKKHGMTRIVSRIDVEEALVDLQLHVNCNVRFTETTTEAAELIAMFTKAVAETPFKRERDKGLFSFHVSNEWAGGVKVDKDGKGLLKVWRQQLQQFRNVSVDVSSAIVSVYPSPQLLIQAYQKCSTVKEAEKLLQDIVFAPGYETRISVYQVTRLIAHEGRHFSLSNDLIDAPFQTSTGHL, from the exons ATGCCTGCAAGGAAAGCAGTGACTTCCAAGGAATTTGTTGATTTCAATCAGGAAAATGAAGATTCTTCAAGACACAGTGCAGAGTCATCTCCTAATGACGATCTCAGAgggttttcaaattttaaagtcaGGAGGAATTCTCGTGACAAAGTGACTGAAGAATGCAATAAAAAAAGCAATATCAGTGGAGGAAggacaagaaacaaacaaaccttaAGTGCCTATTCTTCATGGACACTTTCAAGTTCAGATAGTGACTCAGATAACAGCCCACCTTGCAAAGTGGCTGACTCGAAACAAACAACAATCTCACTCTCAGGATACAAAGATTCAGCCAAGAAAAGCAAAACATCGGCTTCTAGGAGAAACATGGCATCTTCGACATGGTGCATTTCAAGTTCAAGTGAAGAGGACTATGAAATGCTGCCATTGTCATTGACAAGCAGGCTCAAACAACGACTTCAGGGAAAATCAAATTCAGTGGATTCCCAAGTCTCCAGTTACCTAGGGAGTCTTGCTACAGACAGCACCTCTAACTCTGAGAGTCAAAGTGGTTTCCATAGCAATGCTACATCAGAAACATCACCAGAAAGATTCAGTGTGATGAAAAGAAGAAATCTGGATGACAGAGAAGTAGTTAGCAGAGATAATAATCTTGATAATATTGATGACGGTACACCAGGTCCAAAGAAAAAGAAGACACGCAGATCACCAGAACAAATAGCAGAGGCAAAGAAACTAGCTCTT CTTCAAAGAAAAGAACGGGAGAAAGAAAGAGCAGCAAAACACCAGCAGAAAGAAGAAATGAAACGACTTAAGGAAAGAGAAAAGATGCAGAAATTAAAGGAAAGAGAAGAAAAGAAGCTTGGAAAGGAAAGAGAGATGGCTAGGAAAAAG GCTGAAAGGCAGGTACAGAGGGCGACAAGACCAGAAGAGTGCATCAAG TATGTAAGCACAATACTGGATCAGAGATTGGTAGAAAGCCAGGGTGGTGCTGACATCTTAGTACATCTACAGTCAAAAGAGCTCAAATATTCACTGACTGAACAAGCCATTGAAAATGCCGTCACCTGGCAGAGAGAGATTCTACAGGTAGAATCTCAAGATTCACAG TCATCATGTCTTTCTGCAGGAATCACTGAGGAACCTGAAGTGTTGGTCATCTTGCAAATGTCACAGTTTGTTGAAATGGTTCATTCATACAAAGAG GAACAATATGGCTCATATTCATCAAGTTCACCAACACAGCTCAGATCATATGCCATGGTTACCAAGGATATATATGATGGGAAAAATCTGACACTGGTTGTGATCGGTATGGAAAGGTATTTCAG GGATGTAAAATCCGCACAGAATAAAGAATACCGCTCAGCAGTTCTTGGTGATGATAACAATGATGGAAAGAAAggaaagaggaaaaagaaacaCGGAATGACGAGAATCGTAAGCAGAATTGATGTGGAAGAG GCATTGGTGGATCTGCAGTTACATGTGAATTGTAATGTAAGGTTCACAGAGACAACAACAGAGGCTGCAGAGTTAATTGCTATGTTTACAAAAGCTGTCGCTGAGACACCATTTAA GAGAGAAAGAGACAAAGGACTGTTTTCATTCCATGTGTCCAATGAATGGGCCGGAGGGGTCAAAGTTGACAAAGATGGGAAAGGTTTGTTGAAAGTCTGGAGACAGCAGCTACAGCAGTTCCGGAATGTGAGCGTGGATGTATCATCTGCCATTGTGTCTGTGTACCCATCACCACAGCTCTTGATACAG GCATATCAGAAATGTTCTACCGTAAAAGAGGCTGAGAAACTCTTGCAAGATATAGTG TTTGCACCAGGTTATGAGACTCGTATCAGTGTGTACCAGGTTACGAGACTCATCGCCCATGAAGGTAGGCATTTCAGTCTGAGTAATGACTTAATAGATGCACCCTTTCAAACTAGTACAGGTCACCTTTGA
- the LOC139151932 gene encoding crossover junction endonuclease EME1-like isoform X2: protein MPARKAVTSKEFVDFNQENEDSSRHSAESSPNDDLRGFSNFKVRRNSRDKVTEECNKKSNISGGRTRNKQTLSAYSSWTLSSSDSDSDNSPPCKVADSKQTTISLSGYKDSAKKSKTSASRRNMASSTWCISSSSEEDYEMLPLSLTSRLKQRLQGKSNSVDSQVSSYLGSLATDSTSNSESQSGFHSNATSETSPERFSVMKRRNLDDREVVSRDNNLDNIDDGTPGPKKKKTRRSPEQIAEAKKLALLQRKEREKERAAKHQQKEEMKRLKEREKMQKLKEREEKKLGKEREMARKKAERQVQRATRPEECIKYVSTILDQRLVESQGGADILVHLQSKELKYSLTEQAIENAVTWQREILQVESQDSQSSCLSAGITEEPEVLVILQMSQFVEMVHSYKEEQYGSYSSSSPTQLRSYAMVTKDIYDGKNLTLVVIGMERYFRDVKSAQNKEYRSAVLGDDNNDGKKGKRKKKHGMTRIVSRIDVEEALVDLQLHVNCNVRFTETTTEAAELIAMFTKAVAETPFKRERDKGLFSFHVSNEWAGGVKVDKDGKGLLKVWRQQLQQFRNVSVDVSSAIVSVYPSPQLLIQAYQKCSTVKEAEKLLQDIVVRRGAGVLATTRRVGPELSRRVYLYMTGDDGDLVLHSR from the exons ATGCCTGCAAGGAAAGCAGTGACTTCCAAGGAATTTGTTGATTTCAATCAGGAAAATGAAGATTCTTCAAGACACAGTGCAGAGTCATCTCCTAATGACGATCTCAGAgggttttcaaattttaaagtcaGGAGGAATTCTCGTGACAAAGTGACTGAAGAATGCAATAAAAAAAGCAATATCAGTGGAGGAAggacaagaaacaaacaaaccttaAGTGCCTATTCTTCATGGACACTTTCAAGTTCAGATAGTGACTCAGATAACAGCCCACCTTGCAAAGTGGCTGACTCGAAACAAACAACAATCTCACTCTCAGGATACAAAGATTCAGCCAAGAAAAGCAAAACATCGGCTTCTAGGAGAAACATGGCATCTTCGACATGGTGCATTTCAAGTTCAAGTGAAGAGGACTATGAAATGCTGCCATTGTCATTGACAAGCAGGCTCAAACAACGACTTCAGGGAAAATCAAATTCAGTGGATTCCCAAGTCTCCAGTTACCTAGGGAGTCTTGCTACAGACAGCACCTCTAACTCTGAGAGTCAAAGTGGTTTCCATAGCAATGCTACATCAGAAACATCACCAGAAAGATTCAGTGTGATGAAAAGAAGAAATCTGGATGACAGAGAAGTAGTTAGCAGAGATAATAATCTTGATAATATTGATGACGGTACACCAGGTCCAAAGAAAAAGAAGACACGCAGATCACCAGAACAAATAGCAGAGGCAAAGAAACTAGCTCTT CTTCAAAGAAAAGAACGGGAGAAAGAAAGAGCAGCAAAACACCAGCAGAAAGAAGAAATGAAACGACTTAAGGAAAGAGAAAAGATGCAGAAATTAAAGGAAAGAGAAGAAAAGAAGCTTGGAAAGGAAAGAGAGATGGCTAGGAAAAAG GCTGAAAGGCAGGTACAGAGGGCGACAAGACCAGAAGAGTGCATCAAG TATGTAAGCACAATACTGGATCAGAGATTGGTAGAAAGCCAGGGTGGTGCTGACATCTTAGTACATCTACAGTCAAAAGAGCTCAAATATTCACTGACTGAACAAGCCATTGAAAATGCCGTCACCTGGCAGAGAGAGATTCTACAGGTAGAATCTCAAGATTCACAG TCATCATGTCTTTCTGCAGGAATCACTGAGGAACCTGAAGTGTTGGTCATCTTGCAAATGTCACAGTTTGTTGAAATGGTTCATTCATACAAAGAG GAACAATATGGCTCATATTCATCAAGTTCACCAACACAGCTCAGATCATATGCCATGGTTACCAAGGATATATATGATGGGAAAAATCTGACACTGGTTGTGATCGGTATGGAAAGGTATTTCAG GGATGTAAAATCCGCACAGAATAAAGAATACCGCTCAGCAGTTCTTGGTGATGATAACAATGATGGAAAGAAAggaaagaggaaaaagaaacaCGGAATGACGAGAATCGTAAGCAGAATTGATGTGGAAGAG GCATTGGTGGATCTGCAGTTACATGTGAATTGTAATGTAAGGTTCACAGAGACAACAACAGAGGCTGCAGAGTTAATTGCTATGTTTACAAAAGCTGTCGCTGAGACACCATTTAA GAGAGAAAGAGACAAAGGACTGTTTTCATTCCATGTGTCCAATGAATGGGCCGGAGGGGTCAAAGTTGACAAAGATGGGAAAGGTTTGTTGAAAGTCTGGAGACAGCAGCTACAGCAGTTCCGGAATGTGAGCGTGGATGTATCATCTGCCATTGTGTCTGTGTACCCATCACCACAGCTCTTGATACAG GCATATCAGAAATGTTCTACCGTAAAAGAGGCTGAGAAACTCTTGCAAGATATAGTG
- the LOC139151931 gene encoding transmembrane channel-like protein 7 isoform X3 — MATRRSRSASRRGNGDIEMQRIDGEKDPAAAEEARAKQIREMPTSMSKKREMRNQLHVASTRTLSGCKACRFSVAMGWKRFKERFNDLMVRLEVWRASFKEVEGKFGSGIVTYFVFLKWIVFLNLYIFLLWLIFVVVPQAVFARVLNVDTTNQTCPYDVTTEGDALQYILDFLQGTGFMELTELFYGYYYSSDVIVEFGGTSISYNMPLAYILVAIAYFTISLILMVRHTAKGFRDSLANQEDHFYKHCNKVFAGWDYSMTDEKSAVLKHKSLHFELTTDLEEERRALRRSKRTGCQKFGLYMARLFINIIVIIILAGAGYLIYYTTDFALQNKNNPVTNDDILLFLISYLPSITISALNIVVPLIFASLIRFEDYSPEFEVKFTLVRTVFLRLASLAVLIASIYPQIVCDVSDQDTCGVCQPSNLQCWETYVGQEMYKLAITDFFVVAGTVLFIEFPRKLVVTKCLCGVTRAIGQQEFEIPKNVLDIIYSQTICWLGSFFSPLLPAICVMKSFIFFYLKKWSLIYNFLPPSRPYRASRSNSFFMIVLLIAFMLCLLPIGYSIVQMEPSRACGPFRNQTTMWQTVTVTVNGWPSWLQGILDFIFSAGFAVPFLIILCLALYYYHSIASAHKEMVVRLKEQLVMEGRDKQFLLARLQELDPEQGRGHKKKLDMNKPPPDEPGAAWGHDQAIAMAAHPNVPLIGN; from the exons AAATCAACTCCACGTTGCAAGTACAAGAACCCTGTCTGGATGCAAAGCCTGCAGGTTTAGCGTGGCAATG GGCTGGAAGCGATTTAAAGAACGATTCAATGACTTGATGGTCAGGCTAGAAGTCTGGAGAGCATCTTTTAAAGAAGTTGAGG GTAAATTTGGCAGCGGGATAGTGACATACTTTGTTTTCCTGAAATGGATTGTATTTCTGAATCTCTACATCTTTTTGCTGtggttgatatttgttgtggtaCCACAGGCCGTGTTTGCTAGAGTTCTCAACGTTGATACGACAA ATCAAACATGTCCATATGATGTAACCACTGAAGGTGACGCCCTCCAGTATATCCTAGATTTCCTGCAGGGTACA GGCTTCATGGAGCTAACAGAGTTATTCTATGGCTACTACTACAGCAGCGATGTCATAGTTGAATTTGGTGGGACGTCCATCAGTTACAACATGCCTCTGGCTTACATCCTGGTCGCCATTGCATATTTTACCATCAGTCTTATTCTGATGGTCAGACA CACAGCGAAGGGTTTCCGTGACAGTCTGGCCAATCAAGAAGATCATTTCTACAAACACTGTAACAAAGTGTTTGCTGGCTGGGATTACAGTATGACAGATGAGAAATCAGctgttttgaaacataaaagTCTGCACTTTGAACTGACA ACCGACTTGGAGGAAGAGAGGCGAGCTTTAAGAAGATCCAAGCGTACTGGATGTCAGAAATTTGGACTGTACATGGCTAGGTTGTTCATAaatatcattgtcatcatcattctTGCTGGAGCCGGATATCTGATCTACTACACCACAGATTTTGCCCTGCAG aacaaaaacaacccAGTGACAAATGATGATATTCTGCTCTTCCTGATCAGTTACTTACCGTCCATCACCATCTCTGCTCTCAATATTGTGGTTCCACTGATCTTTGCATCCTTGATTCGCTTTGAAGACTACAGCCCAGAGTTTGAGGTCAAGTTCACATTAGTCAG GACTGTGTTTTTGAGACTGGCATCTTTGGCTGTGCTGATTGCATCTATTTATCCACAAATTGTATGCGATGTAAGTGATCAAGATACCTGTGGTGTGTGCCAACCTAGTAATTTACAG TGCTGGGAGACGTATGTTGGCCAGGAAATGTACAAGTTGGCGATAACTGATTTCTTTGTTGTTGCCGGAACAGTCCTTTTCATAGAATTTCCAAGAAA GCTGGTAGTGACAAAATGTTTGTGTGGTGTAACAAGAGCCATTGGACAGCAAGAATTTGAAATTCCCAAGAATGTTCTGGACATCATATATTCCCAGACTATTTGCTG GTTGGGTTCATTCTTCAGTCCATTGCTACCAGCAATCTGTGTCATGAAATCATTTATCTTCTTCTACCTGAAGAAGTGGAGTCTAATTTACAATTTCCTGCCGCCGTCCAGACCATACCGTGCCTCCAGATCTAATTCCTTTTTCATGATAGTCTTACTTATCGCATTCATGTTGTGCTTGCTGCCAATTGGATACAGTATTGTTCA AATGGAACCATCCAGGGCATGTGGTCCATTCCGTAATCAGACCACCATGTGGCAAACTGTCACGGTCACTGTCAATGGCTGGCCATCCTGGCTCCAAGGAATTCTAGATTTCATCTTCTCTGCCGGCTTTGCTGTACCATTCCTCATCATTCTATG TCTTGCATTGTACTACTACCACTCTATCGCTAGCGCTCACAAAGAAATGGTTGTCAGGCTCAAAGAACAGCTGGTCAT GGAGGGACGTGACAAACAGTTCCTGCTTGCAAGACTTCAAGAGTTGGACCCAGAACAAGGAAGAGGACACAAGAAGAAACTTGACATGAATAAACCTCCCCCAGATGAACCAGGCGCAGCGTGGGGACATGATCAAGCTATTGCAATGGCGGCACATCCAAACGTTCCACTGATAGGAAACTAG
- the LOC139151933 gene encoding large ribosomal subunit protein bL27-like: MLCGQMTTKLLQGSLKLGFPSTSIPSFIHPAISQCGIRWASKKSGGSSKNRGGKSPGQRLGIKKTEGEYVQRGMILVRQKGFRWFPGSFVGIGKDNTLYALQPGIVKFTRERWQPKLTLWGMYVAPSLSDEEMNRHFVHVIPEPQIGKFKLVSQM; encoded by the exons ATGTTGTGCGGGCAGATGACGACTAAATTACTCCAGGGATCGTTGAAATTGG GGTTTCCATCGACATCCATCCCATCGTTCATTCATCCAGCAATCTCACAATGTGGGATCAGGTGGGCCTCCAAGAAATCTGGTGGGTCATCGAAAAACCGTGGAGGAAAAAGTCCTGGTCAAAGACTTGGTATTAAAAAGACAGAAG GTGAATATGTACAGAGAGGGATGATTTTAGTGAGACAGAAAGGATTCCGATGGTTTCCAGGATCATTT GTTGGCATTGGAAAAGACAACACTTTATACGCCCTTCAACCAGGCATTGTGAAGTTCACACGTGAAAGATGGCAACCAAAGCTGACACTCTGGGGAATGTACGTTGCGCCAAGCTTGTCAGATGAGGAAATGAACAGACATTTTGTGCATGTGATACCTGAACCACAAATAGGAAAGTTCAAACTGGTTTCACAAATGTGA